In the Oceanivirga salmonicida genome, TATGATTTAGTATTCAACTGGCCTGCACATATGGTTAAATTAGGTATTAAACCATTAAAAGATGGTGTTTTAGTTATTGATGATAAAAAAGAAAATGAATTACATGCTGTAACTTTAGTTACTAGAAAAGAACTTAAAGATACTCAAAAAATTAAAGATTTAAAAGAAGCAATGACTAGTAAAAAAGTTAAAGATTTCTTAGAAAAAAATTATAAAGAACAAGGTTATCCTGTATTCAAATAAAAAAGATATTAAAATAAGAAATTTAGAACGTGTACCCAATCAAGGTACATGTTTTTTTATCTCAAAATTAATATCTTTTTTTATTACATATTAGCTATATCAATAGTTCCATTCATAATCCAAAACAAACTTAATAATGCTCCTATTATTATTAAAAAGGCTCCTATCATTTCTAATTTACTAAATACTCTTTTATTATTTTGTTTTCTTGCCCATATATATAAGACCATACCTGGTGCAAATAATAATGTTGTAACTAAAATATATTCATACCCCGATGAAAATACACAATAAGCCATATAAATTGATGAAATAAGCCCTAATATAACATTTTTAGAAATTTTATTTCCAGCCCAATTCCAAGATAATTTCATTTGACTAAATGATACAAAGAAATACGGAACTAGCATTGTACTAGAAGCTAATAATGCCATAAAATTATATGCACTTTTATTAATTAGTAAAGATAAAAAGAAAAATTGAACTAATCCATTACTTACTAATAAAGCTGTTGACGGTGCTTTATATATATTCTCTTTTAAAAATAAATTTGGAAATACATTATTTTTAGCGGCTTGATATAAAATTTCTCCACTAAACATTGTACATGCAAACCATGCTCCAATAGCTGATATAACTACACTAGCATTAATTAAAATAGAACCCCACTTACCTACTACAGACTCTAACACTTGTGCCATTGCTGGTTTATCAAGTGTTGCTAAATCAGGACGAGATAAAACTGCAAAACTTAAAACTATTACAAGCAAGTATATAGAAGTAATAATCATAAAACTTAAAATATTGGCTTTACCAACAATTTTTTTGCTATTTGCACGCCCAGAATAAACAATAGCTCCTTCTACACCAACAAAAACCCAAACAACAGAAACCATTGCTTTGCTAACTTGAGGTTTTACTTCACTCCAATTAAAATTTTGATTTATAGTTCCCCAAAAATCTAATGTAAATAAATTTATATCAAATGCCACAATAAGTGCTGTAATAAAAATTCCTAATGGAAGTAATTTAGCAATAGTAATAATTCCATTAATTTTAGAAGCAAAACTTGCCCCCTTTAAAATTGTGAAATGCATTACCCAAATTAAAATAGATGCTCCTATAACAGAATAAATATTAGAACCGTCTTCAAAAATTGGGAAAAAATATCCTAAAGCACTAAATGCTAATGAACCTAATGCAACATTTCCTAGAAATATAGATAACCAGTACCCCAAAGCACTATTAAATCCCGCAAAACTTCCCATTCCTTCTTCTGCATAACTATAAATACCAGCATCTAAATGTGGGAGTTTTTCATTTAAATTTTGTAAACAAAATACAAAAATTCCCATACCTAATCCAGAAATTATTAAAGCAATTATAGATGGTCCTACTGATGCTGATTTTGCCATATCGCTCATTAGATTAAAAATTCCGCCACCAATTACAGAACTAACAGTCAAAGCTATCAATCCAAACAATCCAACCTTTTTTTCATTATTTATCATTTTTTATTTAATATGATATTGCTTATAACTATATCATATTTCTCCTTTCATTAATAATCTTTACAAAAATTATTAAAAGTTTAATAAAGATATAATTCAAAAGTTTTTCATACTTTATTAACAAAAAAAGTATTACAAAAAATTGACTTTTTTGTAACACTTTGCCTTAAATTAGAAACGTAATGATAAACAACTCAATCCTCCATCAATTTTTCTAAATTCAGATGTGTCTACTACTAACACTTTATACCCTAATTTTTCTATTTTTTCTTGAACCTTTGGATAACCTTCTGGAACTATAATATAGTCATTAACCCAAATACAATTAGCTCCATAAGCTTCATCTATATCAATCTCAATTTTATTAAATTTTTCAAATTCTTCTCTTGTTTTAAATTCTCCAGCCACTAATAAATTATTATTTTCTAAATAAGCTAATCCTGTTTTTAAATGTAACATTTCTTTCATTTCAACCATTTGACCAGATAATCCGTATTTTTCTAAAATTTGTATCATTTGTTTAGCACCTTCTTGATTAGTTCTAGCAGATAAACCTATATAGAAATGATCTCCTACCATCATAATATCTCCAGCTTCAACAGTTCCTGGTTCTTTAATATATTCAATGTGTTCATAAAATTTTTTTAATGCTTCTAACATATCTGGTAATGCAGCTTCTTGTCTTCTGCTTTCTGCCCCAGGACGTGTAACAATAGCACATTTTGAAGTACATAATGCAACATCTTCTACAAAGCAAGCAT is a window encoding:
- a CDS encoding dimethylarginine dimethylaminohydrolase family protein, translated to MFKNVIVRVPSQSISEGLTSANEGKPIYSKALMQHENYVSALTKTGVNVTVLEPKDEFPDACFVEDVALCTSKCAIVTRPGAESRRQEAALPDMLEALKKFYEHIEYIKEPGTVEAGDIMMVGDHFYIGLSARTNQEGAKQMIQILEKYGLSGQMVEMKEMLHLKTGLAYLENNNLLVAGEFKTREEFEKFNKIEIDIDEAYGANCIWVNDYIIVPEGYPKVQEKIEKLGYKVLVVDTSEFRKIDGGLSCLSLRF
- a CDS encoding basic amino acid/polyamine antiporter, translated to MINNEKKVGLFGLIALTVSSVIGGGIFNLMSDMAKSASVGPSIIALIISGLGMGIFVFCLQNLNEKLPHLDAGIYSYAEEGMGSFAGFNSALGYWLSIFLGNVALGSLAFSALGYFFPIFEDGSNIYSVIGASILIWVMHFTILKGASFASKINGIITIAKLLPLGIFITALIVAFDINLFTLDFWGTINQNFNWSEVKPQVSKAMVSVVWVFVGVEGAIVYSGRANSKKIVGKANILSFMIITSIYLLVIVLSFAVLSRPDLATLDKPAMAQVLESVVGKWGSILINASVVISAIGAWFACTMFSGEILYQAAKNNVFPNLFLKENIYKAPSTALLVSNGLVQFFFLSLLINKSAYNFMALLASSTMLVPYFFVSFSQMKLSWNWAGNKISKNVILGLISSIYMAYCVFSSGYEYILVTTLLFAPGMVLYIWARKQNNKRVFSKLEMIGAFLIIIGALLSLFWIMNGTIDIANM